Proteins from a single region of Artemia franciscana chromosome 2, ASM3288406v1, whole genome shotgun sequence:
- the LOC136041973 gene encoding uncharacterized protein LOC136041973 isoform X1, which produces MKLFIAMLFGSLTFAQRSYKYSWRINDGSTNDIKSHEETGDGDTVHGVYTVLHPDGCEQQVKYQADEDGYKPKITYKGNCNADIYFPHQSLSAIWKSGYVVNLPDGCVQTVQYEADENGYRPRITYSGNCNPALYIPISPQIPAQGQPSPNDPQGPTRNFNSPLQESIAKSETLPTNPSIKLQVPSIRPTSESSPKINPASSALLSEENTQNEAAETELIFKPTTPIRHKSNAVPVNEVQSFMNFGKSSSDSIDLARKESSAINAKDPQGRDEFLEESRVELSPGSSDTSFSSDKVKVAELIKTHDELELNRTVDELVFNDLVEDSKARNTIQDENPSLDRDTSTKEQKSNNKEAKSITILPILSKSANRTPETSKISSLSLEGQNQNLSPFPGPATKGLSQLTDQSQEMQLNDNDTSQILDTITKKLNDSLRSSPKTFSKVQQNSSQNTDDVNAPTLSDTALNSNIFHQSLTNLEPKLDDGRKRKEGNIFFQTSREPITSTSNEPLLLPEGSETLEPAKTPFPVSFKPTAHILSTNFFGTGIGNLPLEGEFSNNELSENPGIFATAEPVSRFIRMTDTETVEQVVSNRNFKGNEREVLAYQGKEQKTFPNETAAETNNIKASSLPKLGHLRHRFPTAATQENTQPNSSTIEKVAKTTDIREETKHLNAPPRTLNKGLGQIKRPYPIPYY; this is translated from the exons ATGAAGTTGTTCATTGCA ATGTTGTTTGGTAGCTTAACATTTGCACAAAGGAGCTACAAGTACTCGTGGAGAATAAACGATGGCAGTACAAATGACATAAAATCACACGAGGAAACTGGCGATGGTGATACAGTACATGGGGTGTATACTGTGTTACATCCAGATGGTTGCGAACAACAAGTTAAGTATCAAGCAGACGAAGACGGATATAAGCCAAAAATTACATATAAGGGAAACTGCAATGCAGATATATATTTTCCGCATCAGAGTCTATCTGCTATATGGAAAAGTGGATACGTAGTAAACCTTCCTGACGGCTGTGTCCAAACTGTACAGTATGAAGCAGACGAAAATGGGTATAGACCGAGGATAACCTATAGTGGCAACTGCAATCCAGCTCTTTACATACCAATATCACCACAAATTCCGGCACAAGGCCAACCTTCTCCCAACGATCCACAAGGGCCCACTCGGAATTTCAATTCACCATTACAAGAATCAATAGCCAAGTCTGAAACTCTACCGACGAATCCTTCGATTAAACTTCAAGTCCCATCTATAAGGCCGACATCCGAGTCTAGTCCTAAAATCAATCCAGCCTCGAGTGCGcttttgtcagaagaaaataCACAGAACGAAGCTGCAGAAACTGAACTGATTTTTAAACCTACAACACCAATTAGGCACAAATCGAACGCAGTACCAGTAAATGAAGTCCAATCCTTCATGAACTTTGGAAAATCAAGTTCAGACTCAATTGACCTAGCCCGTAAAGAATCAAGCGCAATCAATGCTAAAGATCCTCAAGGCAGAGATGAGTTTTTAGAAGAAAGCCGTGTAGAACTGAGCCCTGGTTCAAGTGATACAAGTTTCAGCTCTGACAAGGTGAAAGTAGCAGAGCTTATAAAGACACACGATGAACTTGAGCTGAACAGGACCGTAGATGAATTGGTATTTAACGACCTAGTAGAAGACTCAAAGGCAAGAAATACAATTCAAGATGAAAACCCAAGTTTGGATCGAGACACTAGCACCAAGGAACAAAAGTCAAACAACAAGGAAGCTAAATCTATTACTATTCTTCCAATTCTAAGTAAATCAGCAAATAGAACCCCTGAAACATCTAAAATTAGTTCTCTTAGTCTTGAAggtcaaaatcaaaatctgtCTCCATTTCCTGGGCCTGCTACAAAAGGTCTATCCCAATTAACAGATCAATCACAAGAGATGCAACTTAATGATAATGATACTAGTCAAATACTGGACACTatcaccaaaaaattaaatgattccTTACGAAGTTCTCCCAAGACCTTTTCTAAAGTTCAGCAAAACTCAAGCCAAAATACTGATGACGTTAATGCGCCAACGCTGAGCGACACTGCCCTAAACAGCAATATATTTCATCAAAGCTTGACAAACTTGGAGCCAAAATTAGACGATGGGCGAAAGAGAAAAGAAGGAAatatattctttcaaacttcaaGAGAACCCATAACCAGTACAAGCAATGAGCCTCTCCTTTTACCTGAAGGTTCAGAAACTCTGGAACCAGCCAAAACCCCTTTTCCAGTAAGCTTTAAACCAACGGCACACATATTAAGTACAAatttttttggaactggaaTTGGAAACTTGCCTTTAGAAGGCGAATTCAGCAATAATGAATTATCAGAGAATCCAGGTATATTCGCAACTGCAGAACCGGTGTCAAGATTTATAAGAATGACCGACACAGAAACAGTCGAACAAGTCGTTTCGAACCGTAACTTCAAAGGAAACGAAAGGGAAGTGCTGGCATACCAGgggaaagaacaaaaaacatttcctaatGAAACGGCAGCAGAGACAAACAATATAAAAGCTTCAAGTCTCCCCAAATTAGGGCATTTAAGACATCGATTCCCGACTGCAGCAACTCAAGAGAATACACAGCCAAATAGTAGCACTATTGAAAAAGTAGCGAAGACCACAGATATCAGAGAGGAAACGAAACATCTTAATGCGCCACCAAGAACATTGAACAAAGGGTTAGGTCAAATAAAACGACCATACCCTATTCCTTATTACTGA
- the LOC136041973 gene encoding uncharacterized protein LOC136041973 isoform X2 translates to MLFGSLTFAQRSYKYSWRINDGSTNDIKSHEETGDGDTVHGVYTVLHPDGCEQQVKYQADEDGYKPKITYKGNCNADIYFPHQSLSAIWKSGYVVNLPDGCVQTVQYEADENGYRPRITYSGNCNPALYIPISPQIPAQGQPSPNDPQGPTRNFNSPLQESIAKSETLPTNPSIKLQVPSIRPTSESSPKINPASSALLSEENTQNEAAETELIFKPTTPIRHKSNAVPVNEVQSFMNFGKSSSDSIDLARKESSAINAKDPQGRDEFLEESRVELSPGSSDTSFSSDKVKVAELIKTHDELELNRTVDELVFNDLVEDSKARNTIQDENPSLDRDTSTKEQKSNNKEAKSITILPILSKSANRTPETSKISSLSLEGQNQNLSPFPGPATKGLSQLTDQSQEMQLNDNDTSQILDTITKKLNDSLRSSPKTFSKVQQNSSQNTDDVNAPTLSDTALNSNIFHQSLTNLEPKLDDGRKRKEGNIFFQTSREPITSTSNEPLLLPEGSETLEPAKTPFPVSFKPTAHILSTNFFGTGIGNLPLEGEFSNNELSENPGIFATAEPVSRFIRMTDTETVEQVVSNRNFKGNEREVLAYQGKEQKTFPNETAAETNNIKASSLPKLGHLRHRFPTAATQENTQPNSSTIEKVAKTTDIREETKHLNAPPRTLNKGLGQIKRPYPIPYY, encoded by the coding sequence ATGTTGTTTGGTAGCTTAACATTTGCACAAAGGAGCTACAAGTACTCGTGGAGAATAAACGATGGCAGTACAAATGACATAAAATCACACGAGGAAACTGGCGATGGTGATACAGTACATGGGGTGTATACTGTGTTACATCCAGATGGTTGCGAACAACAAGTTAAGTATCAAGCAGACGAAGACGGATATAAGCCAAAAATTACATATAAGGGAAACTGCAATGCAGATATATATTTTCCGCATCAGAGTCTATCTGCTATATGGAAAAGTGGATACGTAGTAAACCTTCCTGACGGCTGTGTCCAAACTGTACAGTATGAAGCAGACGAAAATGGGTATAGACCGAGGATAACCTATAGTGGCAACTGCAATCCAGCTCTTTACATACCAATATCACCACAAATTCCGGCACAAGGCCAACCTTCTCCCAACGATCCACAAGGGCCCACTCGGAATTTCAATTCACCATTACAAGAATCAATAGCCAAGTCTGAAACTCTACCGACGAATCCTTCGATTAAACTTCAAGTCCCATCTATAAGGCCGACATCCGAGTCTAGTCCTAAAATCAATCCAGCCTCGAGTGCGcttttgtcagaagaaaataCACAGAACGAAGCTGCAGAAACTGAACTGATTTTTAAACCTACAACACCAATTAGGCACAAATCGAACGCAGTACCAGTAAATGAAGTCCAATCCTTCATGAACTTTGGAAAATCAAGTTCAGACTCAATTGACCTAGCCCGTAAAGAATCAAGCGCAATCAATGCTAAAGATCCTCAAGGCAGAGATGAGTTTTTAGAAGAAAGCCGTGTAGAACTGAGCCCTGGTTCAAGTGATACAAGTTTCAGCTCTGACAAGGTGAAAGTAGCAGAGCTTATAAAGACACACGATGAACTTGAGCTGAACAGGACCGTAGATGAATTGGTATTTAACGACCTAGTAGAAGACTCAAAGGCAAGAAATACAATTCAAGATGAAAACCCAAGTTTGGATCGAGACACTAGCACCAAGGAACAAAAGTCAAACAACAAGGAAGCTAAATCTATTACTATTCTTCCAATTCTAAGTAAATCAGCAAATAGAACCCCTGAAACATCTAAAATTAGTTCTCTTAGTCTTGAAggtcaaaatcaaaatctgtCTCCATTTCCTGGGCCTGCTACAAAAGGTCTATCCCAATTAACAGATCAATCACAAGAGATGCAACTTAATGATAATGATACTAGTCAAATACTGGACACTatcaccaaaaaattaaatgattccTTACGAAGTTCTCCCAAGACCTTTTCTAAAGTTCAGCAAAACTCAAGCCAAAATACTGATGACGTTAATGCGCCAACGCTGAGCGACACTGCCCTAAACAGCAATATATTTCATCAAAGCTTGACAAACTTGGAGCCAAAATTAGACGATGGGCGAAAGAGAAAAGAAGGAAatatattctttcaaacttcaaGAGAACCCATAACCAGTACAAGCAATGAGCCTCTCCTTTTACCTGAAGGTTCAGAAACTCTGGAACCAGCCAAAACCCCTTTTCCAGTAAGCTTTAAACCAACGGCACACATATTAAGTACAAatttttttggaactggaaTTGGAAACTTGCCTTTAGAAGGCGAATTCAGCAATAATGAATTATCAGAGAATCCAGGTATATTCGCAACTGCAGAACCGGTGTCAAGATTTATAAGAATGACCGACACAGAAACAGTCGAACAAGTCGTTTCGAACCGTAACTTCAAAGGAAACGAAAGGGAAGTGCTGGCATACCAGgggaaagaacaaaaaacatttcctaatGAAACGGCAGCAGAGACAAACAATATAAAAGCTTCAAGTCTCCCCAAATTAGGGCATTTAAGACATCGATTCCCGACTGCAGCAACTCAAGAGAATACACAGCCAAATAGTAGCACTATTGAAAAAGTAGCGAAGACCACAGATATCAGAGAGGAAACGAAACATCTTAATGCGCCACCAAGAACATTGAACAAAGGGTTAGGTCAAATAAAACGACCATACCCTATTCCTTATTACTGA